In Streptomyces sp. 71268, the DNA window CGCCCCACGCGCAGCCCGAACTTGTTCGAGGCCACCATGGGCCCCCTCTCAGCCGCTTGCCGATTGCTCAGCGCAGCGTGGACCAGCGCACGGAGCGTGCGGAAGCGGTCACCGAGGTTCTTGACGTGACCGCTCACCGAGCTTTGCTTGCCTTTTAAAACTGATTTTGGCCGGAACCAAGCGAGTTCGTTGGCGCGGACGGTGTACGACGCGTGAATCTCAGGGGGAGGCCCGCCATGGCCAAGGCGACAAGCAGCCACGCGCCGCCCGCGACCCAGGTCACGGCGCCGCCCACCGCGCGTAGCGCGGGCGCGTCGGACACCTCGGCCAGCGCGCGGCTGGCCACGGCGTACATCCCCAGCGGGAAGACGACGCACCACTGGGTGGGCTCGTAGCGCACCGGCACCCGGTGCCGCCAGTGCCGCCAGTACCCGGCCGCGACCAGCACCGGAAGCAGCAGCGTCGCCCATCCCCACAGCGCGAACAGCGCCCCGACCAGCACCCGGCGCGGCCCCGGTGCCCAGCCCAGCCCGACCACCTGCGCACCCGCCAACACGCTGATCGCGCAGGCGCCCATGGCCACCCAGTACGCGGGCGTCAGGGCCGGCGGCGGCACGGGATGCCGGCGCAACCGCCAGCCGACGGCGCCGAGCACCGCCCCGTACAGCCCGAGGCCGGCCACCCAACAGCCCAGCAGCACGCCCCGGGCCCACATCCCCGGCCCCAGCGCGGCCCCCGCCACCACCACGGACTGGAGCCCGACCGCGCACAGGAACCAGGTGCCGTCGGCGGCCCGCGCGGCGTGCGGCGAGCGGCGCAGCGTGCGCGCCGTCCGCGCCGCGACACACCCCCAGGCCACGGCCGCGACCAGGCACAACGCGAGCGCGACGGCCCGCGCGCCCGCGCCGGCCAGCCGCGCCGCGAGCACCTCGGAGCCGGCCACGAAGGTGAAGAAGCCGAACACCCTGGCCGGCGCGTCCGCGTCCGCCACGAGGTACGCCCGGTGCGCAAGCACCCGCCAGGCCAGGGCCGCCACCAGCACCGCGAACCCCGCCAGGCCGAGCCCGAACAGCGGCCACGAGAGGCGGCGCGCACCGCTGGTCGCCAGGGCGCGCGAGACGATCCCCGTGGCCATGACCGGGGCGAAGCACGCCGGCGCGAGGCCCCGCACCCGCCCGTTGACCTCCTGCGTCCATGTCATGCCCGGCAGCGTCCCACCGCCCCCGCGCACCCCCACCCCACCGGTCGCCCCGCGCCCCCCGCGCCCCATGAGAAACCGGCCACCCGGGAGAGGCCCCGCGGGCCCGTCGGACATGGCCGATGCTTTACCGCCACGTGGGCAACGCTATTCCCGGGCCCGGGAGTTGGGCCCGGGCGTGAGTGTCGCCGCGCCCCACGGCGGACCGGGCGACCGGCGTACGCGGGCGCGCGCGCCCCGCCGCAGACAGACGGCGCGCGGCTCTCTGGGCGGGCCTGGCGCGGGCGGCAGGGAGCGCGTGGCCCGCGTTCGGCGCAGGGCCCGGCATCCGCTGTGCCATCGGCGCCGAGCGACCTCGGCCCGGCGTGCGCCCCTCTGCTTCCGGGGGGCCGGATGTGGGCTGGTGCGGGGGCGGGGGCGCGTGGTGGGCGGGCGTGGCCGGCGGCGCGATACCGAACGCGGGCAGCGCCCGTGGCGCGCGGCGTGGGCGGGGGCGCCGGGTCCGGCCGCGGGCGGGTGCTGAGCCTGCTAGCTTCTACATCGTTGTAGATGAACCCATGGCGTCGCCGAGGGCGCCTCTGGCCGCCGCCGATGACACGAGGAGAAGTTACCGATGGCCCTGTGGGACAAGCTCAAGGAGTCCGCGTCCTCGATGCAGACCCAGCTGATGGCGAAGAAGAACGACCTCAAGAGCGGCGCGTTCCGGGACGCCAGCATGGCCATGTGTGCCCTGGTCTCCGCCGCCGACGGGTCGGTCGACCCCTCCGAGCGGCAGCGCGTCGCCTCGCTGATCGCCACCAACGACGTGCTCCAGAACTTCCCCGCCGACGATCTGCAGCGCCGCTTCAACGAGTACCTCGACAAGCTGGCCACCGACTTCGAGTTCGGCAAGGTGTCCCTCATCCAGGACATCGGCAAGGTCAAGAAGAAGCCGGTCGAGGCGCGCGCCGTCATCCAGATCGGCATCGTCATCGGCGGCGCGGACGGCGACTTCGACCTGACCGAGCAGGCCGTCGTCCGCGAGGTCTGCTACGCGCTCGACATCGCGCCCGGCGAGTTCGACCTCTAGAACAGCCGAGTTCGGCCTCCGGGCGAGTTCGAGCACCGAGAGGCCGAGCGTCTGCGAGCGTCAAGGCGTCGGCGGTGGGGAGGCGGGCACAGCCCGCCTCCCCACCGCCGTTGTCCTTCCCCCAAGGTTCCCCAAGGGGGCCCGGGCGCGCGCGGGCGCGCCCGGGCGGATGGGGATCGGCCGCACGCGGCCCGTGTGCCTCCGCCGAGGCCGGGCCGTCGTACGGGCCGTGGTGGCCCGCGGGGTCGCTCGCTCCGTACGACCCCGCCGGGTCACCCGAGGGCCGCCCGGGGGCGGCCCGGCCCGCGCGGACCTAGGACTTGTCCGGCCGATCATGCGACTGCTCCGCCGCCGTGTCGTTGATGTGGACATGGGGCGGGGTGATCTGACGGATGCGGAGTGGGAACGGCTGCGGCCGTTCCTGCCCGTCAGCAACAGGCGTTGTGGCAGGTGGCGGGATCACCGGCAGGTGATCGACGGGATTTTGCACCGGGTGCGGACCGGCGTGCAGTGGCGTGACCTGCCCGAACGGTTCGGCCCGTGGAAGACCGTCTATGAACGCCACCGCATGTGGTCGGCCGACGGAACCTGGGAACGCCTACTCCAGCAGGTTCAGGCCGAGGCGGACGCGGCCGGGGAGATCGACTGGGACATCTCGGTCGACTCCACCATCGTGCGGGCGCATCAACACGCCGCCGGCGCCCGCACCGAACCACCGCCGGCTCCCGCCTCAAAGGGGGAGGCACCGGCAGAACACCAGGGCGAAACTCCGTGGCAGAGTCTGGTGGCCCGCCTGGTGGAGGTGGTGCAGGAGGTGAGGGCCTGGGTCGCTCGCGGGGCGGGTTCACCACCAAGCTCCACCTGAGCGCGGACGGCCGCTGCCGCCCGCTGTCCCTGAGCATCACACCGGGACAGCGGGCGGACTGCACCGAGTTCAAGCCCGTGCTGGAGAAGATCCGCGTCCCGCGGATCGGGCCGGGCAGGCCGCGCAAGAACCCCGACAGCATCGCCGCCGACAAGGCGTACAGCAACGGCCCCTGCCGCGAGTATCTGCGGCGCCGGGGCATCCGGCACACGATTGCGGAGAAGGCCGACAGCCAGGCCGCCCGCCTGCGCAAAGGGTCACGCGGCGGACGGCCACCCGGCTTCGACGAAGAGCGGTACAAGAAACGCAACACCGTCGAACGGGCGATCAACCGGCTCAAGCACGCCAGAGCCGTGGCCACCCGCTACGACAAGCGCGGCTATGTCTTCCTCGGCACCGCGACTGCCGCAACCCTCGTCATCTGGCTCCGCGCATGATCGGCCGGACAAGTCCTAGTAGACGGCCAGCGCGAACTTCGAGGCCACGTCCCGCGCGTACACCTTGGAGCCGGCGAACTTCCGCTCCACCGAGGCCTTCTCCTGCGCGTTCGGGTACTGGTTGGTGCAGGACGTGCCGG includes these proteins:
- a CDS encoding tellurite resistance/C4-dicarboxylate transporter family protein — its product is MTWTQEVNGRVRGLAPACFAPVMATGIVSRALATSGARRLSWPLFGLGLAGFAVLVAALAWRVLAHRAYLVADADAPARVFGFFTFVAGSEVLAARLAGAGARAVALALCLVAAVAWGCVAARTARTLRRSPHAARAADGTWFLCAVGLQSVVVAGAALGPGMWARGVLLGCWVAGLGLYGAVLGAVGWRLRRHPVPPPALTPAYWVAMGACAISVLAGAQVVGLGWAPGPRRVLVGALFALWGWATLLLPVLVAAGYWRHWRHRVPVRYEPTQWCVVFPLGMYAVASRALAEVSDAPALRAVGGAVTWVAGGAWLLVALAMAGLPLRFTRRTPSAPTNSLGSGQNQF
- a CDS encoding TerB family tellurite resistance protein, with product MALWDKLKESASSMQTQLMAKKNDLKSGAFRDASMAMCALVSAADGSVDPSERQRVASLIATNDVLQNFPADDLQRRFNEYLDKLATDFEFGKVSLIQDIGKVKKKPVEARAVIQIGIVIGGADGDFDLTEQAVVREVCYALDIAPGEFDL